Part of the Xanthomonas sp. SI genome is shown below.
GCGATCGCCGCCATCTGCGGGCGCTTGCCGGTGTCACGCTCGCCGCCGCAACCGAACACGCACAGCAGGCGGCCGTGGGCGTGGCCGCGCAGGCTGTCCAGCGCCTGCTCCAGCGCGTCCGGGGTGTGCGCGTAATCGATCACCAGCAGCGGCTGCGCGTCGCTGCCACCGAGGCGGTTCATGCGCCCGCGGATCGGCTGCAGCTGCGACAGCGTCGCGGCGATACGCGCCGGCGCCACGTCCAGCGCGTACAGCGCGCCGGCCACGGCCAGCAGGTTGTCCACGTTGAAGCGGCCAAGCAGCGGCGACTGCACCGAATGGTGCGCACCGTCGATAAGCAGGTCGAAACCGATGCCGCGCGCGTCCAGGCGCAGCGCCTCGGCGCGCAGGGTGGCGCCGGCCTGGCCGCGCGAACTGACGCCTATGCCGCGCAGTTCCGGATCAAGGGTCGCCAGCAGCTCGCGGCCGAACGCGTCGTCTAGATTGACCACCGCCGCCTTCAGCCCCGGCGTAGCGAACAGCCGCGCCTTGGCCGCGCCATAGCCGGCCATGTCGCCGTGGTAGTCCAGATGGTCGCGGGTGAGATTGGTGAACACCGCCACGTCGAAGTGCACCGCATCCACGCGGCCCTGGTCCAACGCGTGCGAACTCACTTCCATCGCCACCGCCTGCGCGCCGGCGTCGCGCAGCTGCGCCAGCAGCGCGTGCGTCTGCAGCACCAGCGGCGTGGTGAAACCGGTCGGCACCACGTCGCCGTACAGGCCGACGCCGAGCGTGCCGATGCTGCCGCTGCGCGTGCCCAGGCACTGCCAGGCCTGCGCCAGCAGCTGCACGGTGGAGGTCTTGCCGTTGGTGCCGGTGACCCCGACCATGGTCATCGTCTGCGACGGATGGCCGTGGAACTGGTCGGCCATCGCGCCCATGCGCGCACGCAGGCCCGGCACCGCGATCGCGTCGGCCGGGGCCGGCAACTCGGCCGGGGCCGGCGGTTCGAACAGGATCGCCGCGGCGCCATTGGCCTGCGCCTGCGCGACGAAGCCCAGCCCGTGCGCGCCGAACCCGGCGATCGCCACGAACGCATCGCCGGCGCGCACCGCACGGCTGTCCATGACCAGCCCGGACACCTGCACGTCGCGCGCCAGCGCCACGTCCGGCAGCAGCTTAGACAGCGGCAGCGCGCGGCTCACTGATGCGTCTCCTGCAACGGCACCGGCTGCGCGGCCGGCGGCGGCGCGACGGCGCGCGCGCTCGGCAGCGCGGCTTCGACCTCGGCGGCGGCGTCGGGCACCACGGCCGGGTCCGGTTCCACCGGCACCGGCGGCGGCGCATGGCCGCTCTTGCCTGCGGCCTGCGCCGCCAGCCATGCCTGGATGTCGTCCGGCGGCACGTCCATCAGCCGCAGCGCGCCTTCCATCACGTTGTGGAACACCGGTGCCGAGACCAGGCCACCGTAGTACTTGGCGCCCTGCGGATCGTTGATCACGATGACCGTGGCGAAGCGCGGATTGCTTGCCGGCACCAGGCCGGCGAACAGCGCGTTGTAGTGCCCGCGGATATAGCCGCCGGGGCCGTTCAGGCGCGCGGTGCCGGTCTTGCCGGCGACGTGGTAGCCAAGGATCGCCGCGCCCTTGGCGCCGCCCTGGGTCACCACGGTTTCCATCATCGACACCACTTCCTTGGCGATCGCCGGGCTCAGCACTTCCTTCGTGTCCTCGTGCTGGCCCTTGATGAAGGTCGGCGTGACCAGCTTGCCGCCGTTGCCGAGCGCGCAGTACGCGCGCGCGATCTGCAGCGGCGTCACCGACAGGCCGTAGCCGTAGGACATGGTGGTCTTGGACGACCCGCTCCAGCGTCCCGGCGACGGCAGCACGCCGGCCGATTCGCCGGGGAAACCGCTGTGCGGGGCGCTGCCGTAGCCGTAGCTGTGGATCTGGTCGTAGAAGGTCTGGTCCGGCAGCTTGGCCGCGATCTTGGCCGCGCCGATATTGGAGCTGCGGGTGATCACGCCGGTCACGGTCAGCACGCCGTTGTTGCGCGGCACGTCCTTGATGGTGAAGCGGCCGATCGCCATGTAGCCCGGGTTGGTGTCGATCAGCGTGTCCTTGGTCACCACCCCGGCCTTGAGCGCGGTGGAGATGGTCAACGGCTTCATCGTCGACCCCGGCTCGACCAGGTCGGTGACCGCGCGGTTGCGGCGCGCATCGGAATTGACCCCGGTGACCGAGTTCGGGTTGTAGGTCGGCAGGTTGACCATCGCCATGATCTCGCCGGTGGCCACGTCCATCACCACGATCGAACCGCCGGCGGCGTTGTTTTCCACCAGCGCGTTGCGCAGCTCCTTGTAGGCCAGGAACTGGATGCGGCGATCGATGCTGAGGGTCAGGTCCTTGCCCGGCTCGGCCGGCTTGACCAGGTCGATGCTCTCCACGATCGCGCCCTTGCGGTCGCGGATCACGCGCTTGGAGCCGGGCTTGCCGCGCAGCCACTCGTCGAACGCCAGCTCCAGCCCTTCCTGGCCGCGGTCGTCGATATTGGTGAAGCCGAGCACGTGCGCCATCGCTTCGCCCTGCGGGTAGAAGCGGCGGAACTCGCGCTGCGAGAACACGCCCGGGATGCCCAGCGCGACCACCGCATGCGCCTTGTCCGGATTGATCCGGCGCTTGAGGTACATGAACTCCTTGTCCGACTTCTGCGACAGCTTGGCGGCCAGTTCGTCGCTGGGCAGTTCCAGCGCCTGCGCCAGCTGCGGGATGCGGTCGGGATTGCGCAGCAGTTCCTGCGGATTGACCCAGATCGACTCCACCGGCGTGGACACCGCCAGCGGCTCGCCGTTGCGGTCGGTGATCATGCCGCGCGAGGTCGCGATCGGCAGCTCGCGCAGGTAGCGCGCCTCGCCCTGGCGCTGGTAGAAATCGCTGTTGATGATCTGCACGTAGGCGGCGCGGCCGATCAGGGTGACCGAGCACAGGCTCAGCGCCGCACCGACCAGCACCAGCCGGCCACGGAGATTGAAGTTGCTGCGCGGGCGGTTGCGGCCGGTCTTGCTCATGGCCGCACCACCACGATGTCGCCGGTTTCCGGGAACTTCATGCCCAGCCGCTCGCGCGCGACCTGGTCGACGCGATTGCTTTCGGCCCAGGTCGCCTGCTCCAGCTGCAGCCGGCCGAATTCGATGTTCAGCTCGTCGCGGTTGTGCTCCAGCCGCGACAGCTCGACGAACAGCTGGCGATGGCGATGGCGCATGTACACCACCCCGATCGCCGAAGAGATGGTGCAGGCGAGCAGGACGATGAGCAGCAACCGGCTCATTGGGCGTCTCCTGACGGAGACGCCGGGATTGGGGATTCGGAATTGGGGATTCGGGACGGGCGCTCTCCCAATCCCGAATCCCGAATCCCCAATCCCAGCTTCTCAGCCACCCGCAGCACCGCGCTGCGCGCACGCGGGTTGCCGGCCAGTTCGTCGGCGTCGGCCTTGATCGCGCCGCCGTGCAGTTGCAGGGTCGGCACGAACGGCTGCGCTTCGGGCAGGCGGCGGTTGCTCGGCGGGGCCTTGGCGTGGCGGTTCATGAACTGCTTGACGATGCGGTCTTCCAGCGAGTGGAAGCTGATCACCGCCAGGCGTCCGCCCGGCTTGAGCCTGGCCAGCGCCGCGTCCAGCCCGGCTTCGAGGTCGGCCAGCTCGCGGTTGATATGGATGCGGATCGCCTGGAAGCTGCGCGTGGCCGGATGGGTCTTGCTGTCGCCGCGCGGCATCACGCTGGCGATCAGTTCGGCCAGCTGCGCGGTGCGGGTCAGCGGCTGCTCGGCGCGGCGCGCCACGATCGCGCGGGCGATGCGCCGGCTCTGGCGTTCGTCGCCATAGGTCCACAGCACGTCGGCGATGGCGCGTTCGTCGGCGCGCGCCAGCCACTGCGCAGCGCTCTCGCCGGCGTCAGGATCCATGCGCATGTCCAGCGGGCCGTCCTTGCCGAACGAGAAACCGCGCGCGGCCACGTCCAGCTGCGGCGAGGACACGCCCAGGTCGAACAGCACCCCGTCCAGGTCGGCAGCGGCGTCCCATTGCCCGAGTTCGGCGAAGCTGCCGCGGCGGATGCGCACGCGCGCGTCGCCACCGAACGCATGTTCGGCTTCGGCGATCGCCTCGGGATCCTTGTCCATCAACAGCAGCCGGCCTCCTGGGCCGAGTTTGTGCAGCACCCCGCGCGCGTGTCCGCCACGCCCGAACGTGCCATCCAGATAGATTCCGTCTTCGATCACCTGCAGCCCGTCCATGACCTGCGCGAACAACACCGACACATGCGCCGCCGGCGGTTGCGACACCGGAAGGTGACCGGCCTGCGCCTGTCCGCGCATCCGGACACCCCGGCTCACAACTTCAGATCGAGCAATCCATCGCCCAGATCCTCATCAGACAATGTCTGCTGGATCAGTGCGCGATGAGCCTG
Proteins encoded:
- the rsmH gene encoding 16S rRNA (cytosine(1402)-N(4))-methyltransferase RsmH, coding for MRGQAQAGHLPVSQPPAAHVSVLFAQVMDGLQVIEDGIYLDGTFGRGGHARGVLHKLGPGGRLLLMDKDPEAIAEAEHAFGGDARVRIRRGSFAELGQWDAAADLDGVLFDLGVSSPQLDVAARGFSFGKDGPLDMRMDPDAGESAAQWLARADERAIADVLWTYGDERQSRRIARAIVARRAEQPLTRTAQLAELIASVMPRGDSKTHPATRSFQAIRIHINRELADLEAGLDAALARLKPGGRLAVISFHSLEDRIVKQFMNRHAKAPPSNRRLPEAQPFVPTLQLHGGAIKADADELAGNPRARSAVLRVAEKLGLGIRDSGLGERPSRIPNSESPIPASPSGDAQ
- the ftsL gene encoding cell division protein FtsL translates to MSRLLLIVLLACTISSAIGVVYMRHRHRQLFVELSRLEHNRDELNIEFGRLQLEQATWAESNRVDQVARERLGMKFPETGDIVVVRP
- a CDS encoding penicillin-binding transpeptidase domain-containing protein is translated as MSKTGRNRPRSNFNLRGRLVLVGAALSLCSVTLIGRAAYVQIINSDFYQRQGEARYLRELPIATSRGMITDRNGEPLAVSTPVESIWVNPQELLRNPDRIPQLAQALELPSDELAAKLSQKSDKEFMYLKRRINPDKAHAVVALGIPGVFSQREFRRFYPQGEAMAHVLGFTNIDDRGQEGLELAFDEWLRGKPGSKRVIRDRKGAIVESIDLVKPAEPGKDLTLSIDRRIQFLAYKELRNALVENNAAGGSIVVMDVATGEIMAMVNLPTYNPNSVTGVNSDARRNRAVTDLVEPGSTMKPLTISTALKAGVVTKDTLIDTNPGYMAIGRFTIKDVPRNNGVLTVTGVITRSSNIGAAKIAAKLPDQTFYDQIHSYGYGSAPHSGFPGESAGVLPSPGRWSGSSKTTMSYGYGLSVTPLQIARAYCALGNGGKLVTPTFIKGQHEDTKEVLSPAIAKEVVSMMETVVTQGGAKGAAILGYHVAGKTGTARLNGPGGYIRGHYNALFAGLVPASNPRFATVIVINDPQGAKYYGGLVSAPVFHNVMEGALRLMDVPPDDIQAWLAAQAAGKSGHAPPPVPVEPDPAVVPDAAAEVEAALPSARAVAPPPAAQPVPLQETHQ
- a CDS encoding UDP-N-acetylmuramoyl-L-alanyl-D-glutamate--2,6-diaminopimelate ligase, which produces MSRALPLSKLLPDVALARDVQVSGLVMDSRAVRAGDAFVAIAGFGAHGLGFVAQAQANGAAAILFEPPAPAELPAPADAIAVPGLRARMGAMADQFHGHPSQTMTMVGVTGTNGKTSTVQLLAQAWQCLGTRSGSIGTLGVGLYGDVVPTGFTTPLVLQTHALLAQLRDAGAQAVAMEVSSHALDQGRVDAVHFDVAVFTNLTRDHLDYHGDMAGYGAAKARLFATPGLKAAVVNLDDAFGRELLATLDPELRGIGVSSRGQAGATLRAEALRLDARGIGFDLLIDGAHHSVQSPLLGRFNVDNLLAVAGALYALDVAPARIAATLSQLQPIRGRMNRLGGSDAQPLLVIDYAHTPDALEQALDSLRGHAHGRLLCVFGCGGERDTGKRPQMAAIAQRLADAVIVTDDNPRGEDGDRIVADILAGFTDLQAVRVQRDRAQAIALAVAEAGPDDIVLIAGKGHEPYQEIAGIQHPFDDNEVAAQALQARAAPTVEHAR